The Primulina tabacum isolate GXHZ01 chromosome 1, ASM2559414v2, whole genome shotgun sequence genome contains the following window.
ttcttaataCGAATACGAAGTTGGTACTAGGATGTATTTTACGATCACAAAGGTTCACACTCGGACTCGAGACGTGACAGTGCCGATAGCACCCGAACGGATAAGATCAAATTCTCTCGTTCTCTCTCTCTAGTATACTTGTTTACTTCAACGGAATGAAGCCATTTTAGGCAAAATTAAATGGTACCCTTTTTAAATTGATGATTAGATAGTGACGTTTAAGTGGCACCAACAACAAATAAGTGACGagttgattttaaaatatttttactgatTATGGACTgcataattaaattgatgtacGAGGAGATttcgtaaaatattttaaaatcaattgtTTGATTTAAAACGATGCATAAATCTCGGATttcaaatgaaaataaaaaaaaaaattataaaccaAAGGTTAGGATcgaaaaatattgaaatattttgcaTTTAGAATTCTGATTCAATCCCATATAATTCGAAGACGGAAAGTTTTGAAGATAGAATTccgagtaggtcttttgtgagatggtctcacgaatctttatctgtgagacatgtcaaccctaccgatattcacgataaaaagtaatactcttagcataaaaagtaatactttttcgtggatgacccaaataagagatctgtctcacaaaatacgactcgtaagacgatctcacacaaatttttatctagAATTCCATATCAAACCCTTAGTGTAATATATTGAATTTTTTCACATTTAATCCATATTTTTTGCAAGATTTCTCAATTTTAGCGGAACACTATGTTCGCAATAAGCGTCATAtcaataaaacaaaatttataatatattgattagactaccaaatatatatatatatattagtccAACTTAATGAccaattttaaatttcaaagttatttatttattaattaacacGTGTGAAGCATTGGCTCGTGCGTATTTTATGTGCATGGCTCTAACTTCACCCTCTCCGCGTATAAATACCTCTGACACTCCAACGGAGTTCGCAAATTTGTCTCCTcacttttcttgaaaaatataaaaatcaacCCAAGATTTTGCTCTTATTTTTTCCGAATCCGAATTAGTTGCAAACGAAAAAGATAAAGGAAATTGTGCTGATTCCTTTtctgatattctgatatatCTTTGTTCATTGCAGTAATGAGGATGTCATTGTCTGCCTGCAATCAAGTACAACCTCTTGTGAACTTTCCGGGGAGTTTGATCAATATGGATCAACtgatacttccccggcaacgccGGAAGGACAAGGTGGTGGTGGTGATTGGTGCCACCGGCACCGGTAAGTCTCGGCTTTCGATCGACTTGGCCAATCGTTACGACGCGGAAGTTATCAACTCTGATAAAATGCAGATTTACAAAGGTTTAGACATAGTAACCAATAAGGTTACGGATGAGGAACGTCGTGGAGTGCCTCATCATTTGCTCGGAATCGCCCCTCCCGACGAGGATTTCACGGCAGGCGATTTCGTGTACCATGCATCCCTTGCTGCCGATAGAATAACGAAGAGGGGCCGGTTGCCGATCATCGTCGGAGGGTCGAATTCTTATGTGAAGGCACTTGTGAACGATGACATCGAGTTCCGGAACAAGTACGAGTTTTGCTTTCTTTGGGTGGACGTTTTGATGCCAATCCTACATTCTTTCGTCTCAAAAAGAGTCGATCGAATGGTGGATGCTCGACTCGTGGATGAGGTCAAGGAGTTTTTCGACCCCTTGGGAGATTATACTCGTGGAATCCGGCGTGCTATCGGGGTACCGGAGATGCATGAGTATTTCAGAAATGAACCATTTCATGATCATGAAAGTAGGGTTAAGATTCTTGAGGAGGCTATCAAGCAAATCAAATCCAACACTTGCATTTTGTCTTGTAGACAACTTCAAAACATTTTGAGATTGCAGGGATTATTGGAGCGGCGGATGCATCGCCTCGATGCCACTGAGGCTTTCCTCAAACATGGCGACGAGGCCAATGAAGCTTGGGAAAGATCAGTGGCAAAGCAGAGTATCAAGATCGTGGACCGTTTTCTCTCGAGAACTAATACCACACAAATGTCCTCAACCATATCGCCAACCCACATGCCAATTATGGCACCCGTCCCATCAATCTTTCTTGGATCCGCCACTGCCACTGCCGTCGTGACCGTCACCCGCTAGGGTGACCCATCATTACAAATGACAATTTCTTGAGATCGTTTTGCCTAATAAAATTCATTGTGTGTATGTCTTCAATCCGGTGTTTTCTTGTTTACACAAAGTAGTGCATATTGAAATTGag
Protein-coding sequences here:
- the LOC142538547 gene encoding adenylate isopentenyltransferase 5, chloroplastic-like yields the protein MRMSLSACNQVQPLVNFPGSLINMDQLILPRQRRKDKVVVVIGATGTGKSRLSIDLANRYDAEVINSDKMQIYKGLDIVTNKVTDEERRGVPHHLLGIAPPDEDFTAGDFVYHASLAADRITKRGRLPIIVGGSNSYVKALVNDDIEFRNKYEFCFLWVDVLMPILHSFVSKRVDRMVDARLVDEVKEFFDPLGDYTRGIRRAIGVPEMHEYFRNEPFHDHESRVKILEEAIKQIKSNTCILSCRQLQNILRLQGLLERRMHRLDATEAFLKHGDEANEAWERSVAKQSIKIVDRFLSRTNTTQMSSTISPTHMPIMAPVPSIFLGSATATAVVTVTR